One Pradoshia eiseniae genomic window, TATTAATAGTCGAAACCCGTTGTATTTATTTATTTCATGTAAAAAATTCAATTATTTTGTTGAATATTCAGTGAACTTAAAGGGGATTACATAGTCTTGCTTGGTTGGTAAATGATATAATTTAATCAGAAAGAATTGAAGGGGGAGAATCATTTTGTTAAAGAAGATTGCTTCAGATGCTTTAGGTCTATCAGATGTAGGAACGATTATATCGAAGGAAGATTATGACAAAACAGACGCAGATGACTATGTGATGCATGAAGATGGGGAGCAGATTTACTTCCTCATTAAAACGAAGGCTGATGAATATTGCTTTACTAATCTGGCTGTCATCCATGTGGATGGGGAAAGTGCCGTTTCTTCTAAAAGGGTACTGAAACGCTATCCGTATGCTCAGCATAAGATTTCCAACGTCATGTTAGAGACTGCCGGCAAGATTGACCTCGATGTCGAGATTAAATTCACGATTGGAAATATACCTTTTGATATCGACGTGAAGAAAAGCCAAATCGAACAATTGAAAGACCTGTATAAGGCACTTGTCCGTATTTCTGAGATTAACTATGAAAATGAGCTGGCGCTAGGCTTCTCTAACCAAAGCCTGGACAGGGCTGTCCAGTCTATTCAAAGCTCTCGCTCAGAAGAGGCATCCGTGTTTGAATCCTACAAAGGAATTGCAGAGTTTACCTTCGAATGGCTGAAGACGAATAAAGCTCAATACTCTGTGAAGGACTTTGGCGATGTGTATGAGAAATATATTAATAACTAATTGACTAACGATAATGAACGAAAGAAACGAGCCTGCAATCTTTAGGCTCGTTTTTTATGTCATCTATGTATGATAATATGCTCAGTTGACTGAGGAATATGGAAGATGCCTTCTTTCAGAAATGTTGGATAGACAACCTTCGCCGATAACTCTTCAAAGGCAACCCATTGATAGACAAGACGTTCGCCTTCAAGCCCATAAAAAGGATCCTTCGTGAAGCCATTTGGCATAAGAGCAGATGAAATAGAGTAATAGAGTCCGATTTCGTGGAATGGAGTTCCTCGGTAATCAAAGAAATTCTCCGTAAACCACAGAAGACGGTCTATGGATACATCCACCCCAAGTTCCTCCTTCATTTCCCGAATTAAGCTTGTTTTTGAATCCTCTGCCAATCGTACTCTTCCGCCTGGAAGCGCCCAGTAGCTGTCTTCCGCTTGACGATGCAAAAGTATATGCTCGTTATGTGTCCAAACAGCAGCCGTGCGATAATTAAAGACCCCTTTATCTGTATGAAAAGTCGTATCCAAAGAAATGCCCCTCTCCAATGTCGTAATTGTTCTGATAAAAGTTTATCTCTATTTTTTTGCTTGTCAAGGTTTTCCATCTCTGGTGGCGGGGAATCAACTATAATGTAACCCTAAATAGTCCCTCAAGGATATTTAGCAAACTAGATTGAGATCACAACAAATTTTGTTGAATGAAACTATTAAATCGCAAAGGAGAGATTGAACATGGCTAAGATTGTTTACGGAAAATATGATACATCAGAAGAAGCCTTGCAGGCGGTAAATGCCCTGAAATACAAAGGTGCGGATGGGGCAGATATTACTATTCTCGCTGATAAAGCCAATCGGATCCAATTCACGAATGAGGAACCAAACAATGATGTGGATACAGAAGCGGCCGTTGGGGACTCCTTCATGGACAAGATAGCGAGCTTTTTCATGGTAGATTCAACGGAGCGAATTGAGGACCGTTTAATTGCTAAGGGAATTCGCGGGGAAGAGGCTGAGAGCCTTGCGAATGAAGTTGAAAATGGGAAAATTCTCATCCTGGTTGATGAAGCAGCAGCTGGCACGCTGCAGTCTGAAACAGATGGTGAGATGACGAATAATAAAGGTTTATACGCATCAAGAAATGAAATGAAGATGCGGCATCAAGAAGAAAAACAAGAGACAGTCGGCAATATGAGCCGTTCGGATAATCTGTCTGTGACGGATGAGGAACGGCTGCGTAACACCAACAGGAATGAAAACAACGATGAAATGTGGCGTCAGGGAGAAAGCGAAGATACAGTTGGCAACATGAGCCGTGTAGATGATCTTTCCGTAAAGGGCGAGGACCGATTACATCAAAAAAATATGAGCGACAATGATGGTGCTTTGAGAAATACGCGTGAAAACAAGGAAACAATTGGAGACATGAGCCGTGCGGATAATCTGTCCGTAACGGATGAGGAACGATTACGTCAAACAAACATGAGCGACAATGATGATGCTTTGAGAAATCCACGTGAAAACAAGGAAACAATTGGAGACATGAGCCGCTCGGATGATCTTTCCGTAGCAGCTGATGACCGATTGCGAGATACTACTATGAAGAACCATAATGATACGTTGAATCGTCAGGGAGAAAATCAAGACACAGTCGGGAATATGAGTCGTACAGATAATCTGTCTGTAAAAGATAATGAGCGATTACGTCATTCTGACAAGAACGAAAATCAGGATAATTTGTGGCGAGAGGGAGAAAGCGAAGACTCAGTCGGCAATATGAGCAGAGCAGACAACCTGTCTGAGAAAGATAATGACCAATTACGTGATTCTAATCTGAATGAACGTGATGATTTAGATAAGAAAAGGACTTATCCGAAAAATCGGATAGATACAGATAATTTGTAAGTCCAAGTAAGACAAAGCACCTCGCTGTTCTGGCGGGGTGCTTTTGTCTTTCATTGCATTTGTCATACGAATGGATAAAAACCGCCTTCCGATAAGGTGTCTATCTTTTATCCTCTGCACAAAAAAAAGTTCCCGTCTGCCTAACATTCAGTTTTGCAGACGGGAACTAGTGAAACATTATGCCTCAATCGTGTCAGAAGAAGAAGCTTTTGCGGCTTTTCTTTTTTCTTGCTGGTCAATCATAACCGCACATGCTGCGTCTCCAGTGATATTGACAGACGTTCTAGCCATATCAAGCAAACGGTCAATCCCAAGAATTAATCCGATTCCTTCTACTGGAAGATTAACAGAAGTTAATACCATCGCTAGCATGATCAGTCCTACGCCAGGTACACCGGCTGTTCCGATGGAGGCTAATACGGCCGTGATGACGACAGTAATGAGAGCAGTGATACTTAAGTTAACATCATAAACCTGGGCGATGAAGATGGTCGCGACCCCTTGCATGATAGCCGTACCGTCCATGTTGATGGTTGCGCCCAGCGGCTGAACGAAGCTGGAAATTTCTTTTCTTACCCCTAGATTATCCTGGGCCGTTTCCATAGAAACAGGAAGGGTGGCATTACTGCTTGATGTACTAAATCCAAGTGTCATTGCAGGCGCGAATCCTTTAAAGAACCACAACGGATTCTTCTTGGCTACCAAGAGGATACTGCCTCCGTATACGACAATAGTATGAATAATAAGCGCTAGCACAACAACAATCATATACAGCCCCATCGCTTTCATGGCGTCGAATCCTTGGCTTCCGACAGCGCTTGCAATTAGACCGAACGTTCCATAGGGGGCTAATTTCATGACCCATAACACAAGGAACATGACTACTTCATTCGCTTGCTCAATGAGCTTAACTATACCTTCAGTTTTCTTTCCTAAAGCCGTTAAAGCGAAGCCGATCAAGGCTGAGAAGAAGATGATTTGCAGCATATCTCCATTCACCATGGCCTCAAATGGATTGCTCGGAATGATGCCTAGTAATGTTTCTGCAATGGATGGAGCTTCATTAGCTGAGAACTCTGCATTAGAGGTATCGAACTCTCCTTTTGTTCCTGGTGAGATGACGGTTGCAAGCACCATTGCCAGCATAATCGCTAGTGCTGTTGTAATCAAGAAATAGGTTACCGTCTTAAGACCGATGCTTCCAAGCTTTTTTGGATCTCCTAAACCGGCTACACCTAAGATGATGGAAAAGAGGACGATTGGAACGACGAGTAATTTAATTAAGTTGATGAAGATAGTCCCGAGCGGACCGAAAAGATACGTGTCAAGCTGCGTAAATAGGGAAGGGGAATAAATATTAAGGGTAATACCAACTACAGCTCCCAGCACAAGACCTAAAATGATTTTCTTTGTTAAGTTCATTTGTAACCTCCTAAAATTGAAGTCTATTTCTAGAATAATAGCTTTAAGGGGTAAGCTATTTAGAAAAGATATCCATCATGATGAGGGTCAATGATAGATGTTGCTATCTTACCATAAAGTTGCCTCTGATATCATTTATTAACACTCGAGGTTTAAAATGGATATGAATATGCTATTTCCAACGACCTTAATTTACGGAAAATTATAACAATAGTAGTGTATTTTTTTCTGAAAAGGGAAATGTGGAAAGGAAACCTCCCATGAACGTCTCTCGTTCATGGGAGGATAGAAGACTCACTCATTTGTAATGTGGCAAATGCTGTTTTTTGAGAGCCTTTTCAATGCCCTCATAATATTGCTTGCTGTAGAAGCCCGCTACAGCTTTTGTCCAGGTCCCGCTTTGTTTCCCGGAAGACCTTTCCTCCAGATAAGCCTGGTAAGTTGTATTGTAATTTTCGAGGGCCGGCTTTAAATCCTGTTGGTAAATTTCTTCATGATAGACCGCTTCTTGAGGGAGGCGCGGCTTTAGGCCCGGGTCCCCATCCGGATAACCGACACATAATCCAGATATCGGGAGAACATATGGCGGAAGATTCAGTTCAGTAATGACATCTTCAAGATTGCGTCTAATTCCGCCGATTGGAACAGTGCCTAAGCCGAGTGATTCAGCGGCTATGACAGCTGTACCTAAAGCAATGCCAACATCTGTACTGCCGACAAGCAGCGTATCTATATTTTCGCTCACTACAAATGGGGTATTCTCCATTTGGCTTGCTAAATAAGTTCGATAGAAATCGATACAGAAAATAAGAAATACTGGGGCTTCTTCAATATACTTCTGATTGCCGCTGAGGGCAGCCAGCTTCTTTTTGCGATCAGGGTCTTTAATCGCAATGACGGATACTTGCTGCCCGTTAATCCAGCTTGGTGCTGCTTGCACAGATTGGATAATTTGCTCAAGCATACGTTCATCAATCTCTTTTGGAAGATAAGATCGGTGTGAGCGGTGATTTTGGATCGTGCGTATGACTTCATTCATGAGAAAAACCTCCTAAGAAAATATGGTTAGCAGATTGTTATGGTGCAAAAGAATAATACTTATAGAAATGTCAGTAGTTTTTACAAGATAAGTATGAACGCTGGATGGATCCTTTGGCAAATGATGCGAACGCAATTATTCGACAAGATTGATAAAGGGGAGTCAGCTCGTATGACTGATTAGGAAATGGAGACTCTTAAATAGTTACATAATAATGAGCGAAGGGTGATAGGAGTGCATTATACTTTATCTCCATTAGGAGACAACGCTATTATGATTCATTTTGGGCAAGACATTAACGAAGGAGATTTTGAGAAAGTCATGAAGGCTGTTAAGGCTCTCGATCGAGTATCTGAGGACTGGCTCATTGAGATTGTTCCAAGCTATACATCTATTGCTGTATTTTATGATCCTGTAATCGTACATAAACAGCAAGAAGAATCCAAGCTTCCTTATGAATTGGTCTGTATGAGGCTGGAAGAAATCTTATCGGTGGAGAGCAGCGCTGAAGGAAAAAATGAAAGATTGATAGAAATTCCTGTTTGTTATGGCGGTGAGCTGGGACCAGATCTTTCGTACGTTGCTGAGTATAATCAGCTCTCAGAGGAGGAGGTCATAGAGCTACACTCTAGCGGAGAATATTTGGTTTATATGCTTGGCTTTGCCCCTGGGTTTCCCTATATAGGCGGCATGAATAAAAAGATTGCAGCACCAAGGAAAGAAACACCCCGCCTAAGCATACCGGCCCGGTCTGTTGGAATTGCCGGTGAGCAGACAGGCATCTATCCCA contains:
- a CDS encoding PH domain-containing protein, which translates into the protein MLKKIASDALGLSDVGTIISKEDYDKTDADDYVMHEDGEQIYFLIKTKADEYCFTNLAVIHVDGESAVSSKRVLKRYPYAQHKISNVMLETAGKIDLDVEIKFTIGNIPFDIDVKKSQIEQLKDLYKALVRISEINYENELALGFSNQSLDRAVQSIQSSRSEEASVFESYKGIAEFTFEWLKTNKAQYSVKDFGDVYEKYINN
- a CDS encoding NUDIX hydrolase, whose amino-acid sequence is MDTTFHTDKGVFNYRTAAVWTHNEHILLHRQAEDSYWALPGGRVRLAEDSKTSLIREMKEELGVDVSIDRLLWFTENFFDYRGTPFHEIGLYYSISSALMPNGFTKDPFYGLEGERLVYQWVAFEELSAKVVYPTFLKEGIFHIPQSTEHIIIHR
- a CDS encoding general stress protein, which produces MAKIVYGKYDTSEEALQAVNALKYKGADGADITILADKANRIQFTNEEPNNDVDTEAAVGDSFMDKIASFFMVDSTERIEDRLIAKGIRGEEAESLANEVENGKILILVDEAAAGTLQSETDGEMTNNKGLYASRNEMKMRHQEEKQETVGNMSRSDNLSVTDEERLRNTNRNENNDEMWRQGESEDTVGNMSRVDDLSVKGEDRLHQKNMSDNDGALRNTRENKETIGDMSRADNLSVTDEERLRQTNMSDNDDALRNPRENKETIGDMSRSDDLSVAADDRLRDTTMKNHNDTLNRQGENQDTVGNMSRTDNLSVKDNERLRHSDKNENQDNLWREGESEDSVGNMSRADNLSEKDNDQLRDSNLNERDDLDKKRTYPKNRIDTDNL
- a CDS encoding dicarboxylate/amino acid:cation symporter — translated: MNLTKKIILGLVLGAVVGITLNIYSPSLFTQLDTYLFGPLGTIFINLIKLLVVPIVLFSIILGVAGLGDPKKLGSIGLKTVTYFLITTALAIMLAMVLATVISPGTKGEFDTSNAEFSANEAPSIAETLLGIIPSNPFEAMVNGDMLQIIFFSALIGFALTALGKKTEGIVKLIEQANEVVMFLVLWVMKLAPYGTFGLIASAVGSQGFDAMKAMGLYMIVVVLALIIHTIVVYGGSILLVAKKNPLWFFKGFAPAMTLGFSTSSSNATLPVSMETAQDNLGVRKEISSFVQPLGATINMDGTAIMQGVATIFIAQVYDVNLSITALITVVITAVLASIGTAGVPGVGLIMLAMVLTSVNLPVEGIGLILGIDRLLDMARTSVNITGDAACAVMIDQQEKRKAAKASSSDTIEA
- a CDS encoding NADPH-dependent oxidoreductase; this encodes MNEVIRTIQNHRSHRSYLPKEIDERMLEQIIQSVQAAPSWINGQQVSVIAIKDPDRKKKLAALSGNQKYIEEAPVFLIFCIDFYRTYLASQMENTPFVVSENIDTLLVGSTDVGIALGTAVIAAESLGLGTVPIGGIRRNLEDVITELNLPPYVLPISGLCVGYPDGDPGLKPRLPQEAVYHEEIYQQDLKPALENYNTTYQAYLEERSSGKQSGTWTKAVAGFYSKQYYEGIEKALKKQHLPHYK
- the pxpB gene encoding 5-oxoprolinase subunit PxpB, giving the protein MHYTLSPLGDNAIMIHFGQDINEGDFEKVMKAVKALDRVSEDWLIEIVPSYTSIAVFYDPVIVHKQQEESKLPYELVCMRLEEILSVESSAEGKNERLIEIPVCYGGELGPDLSYVAEYNQLSEEEVIELHSSGEYLVYMLGFAPGFPYIGGMNKKIAAPRKETPRLSIPARSVGIAGEQTGIYPIETPGGWQLIGRTPKELFLPDENPPALLQAGDRISFKPISYEEYLSLGGEEA